One region of Cinclus cinclus chromosome 1, bCinCin1.1, whole genome shotgun sequence genomic DNA includes:
- the UBA5 gene encoding ubiquitin-like modifier-activating enzyme 5 isoform X2 has protein sequence MNRLFFQPHQAGLSKVQAAEHTLREINPDVRFEVHNYNITTLDNFEHFMDRISNGALEEGKPVDLVLSCVDNFEARMAINTACNELGQIWMESGVSENAVSGHIQLIIPGESACFACAPPLVVAANIDEKTLKREGVCAASLPTTMGVVAGMLVQNVLKYLLNFGTVSYYLGYNAMQDFFPTMSMKPNPQCSDHNCRKQQENYKKKEAARPKEEVIEKEEEIVHEDNDWGIELVSEISEDELKAASGPVPELPEGISVAYTIPDKEENLITGETVAESEESLEELMAKMRNM, from the exons ATGAACAGACTCTTCTTCCAACCTCATCAAGCTGGATTAAGTAAAGTGCAAGCAGCAGAACATACTTTGAG GGAAATTAATCCTGATGTTCGGTTTGAAGTACATAACTACAACATCACAACACTGGACAACTTTGAGCACTTCATGGATAGAATAAG TAATGGTGCACTAGAGGAAGGGAAGCCTGTGGATCTTGTTCTAAGCTGCGTGGACAACTTTGAAGCTCGCATGGCAATTAACACG GCCTGCAATGAACTTGGGCAAATCTGGATGGAGTCTGGAGTGAGTGAAAATGCAGTGTCAGGGCACATCCAGCTGATCATACCTGGTGAATCCGCTTGTTTTGCG TGTGCTCCTCCACTGGTAGTAGCTGCAAATATTGATGAGAAGACATTGAAACGAGAAGGAGTTTGTGCAGCCAGTCTTCCTACAACTATGGGTGTTGTGGCAGGAATGCTTGTACAAAATGTTCTCAA ATACCTGTTAAATTTTGGTACTGTGAGTTATTATCTTGGTTACAATGCGATGCAGGATTTCTTCCCAACTATGTCTATGAAACCAAACCCCCAGTGTAGTGACCACAATtgcagaaaacagcaagaaaattatAAG AAAAAAGAAGCTGCAAGACCAAAAGAAGAAGTAattgaaaaggaagaagaaatagtACATGAAGACAACGACTGGG GCATTGAATTAGTATCTGAAATTTCAGAAGATGAGCTAAAGGCTGCATCTGGCCCGGTACCTGAGCTTCCTGAAGGAATTAGTGTAGCATATACTATCCCAGACAAG GAAGAGAATTTAATAACTGGGGAGACAGTAGCAGAATCTGAAGAAAGCCTAGAAGAACTCATGGCCAAAATGAGAAACAtgtag